TAGTGAACTTACTGTTGCAGGGGAAATAACTGTGGGTACTGATGGAAGCATTCAATTTATTCAAAATGATAGCTCGGCTGATTTTAAAGGTTTAATAAGTTATAAGCATGGGCTCGAAAAAATCGACTTAACACAATGTGTAGGGGTCGAATGCCCTTTAAAATCAATCAAACAGTATGAAATAAATGCCCAATCAATGACGCTAAATGGTCGGCTTCATGGCAACATTGTTACAACTGTTGGCCAATTAACTGGCTCGGGTCAAATAGTAGGTGCAGATCAAGTCATTTTTAATGTTGAAGAGTCGAATTCACAATTTAATAGTTGGGTTAATGGGACCATATTTTTACAAAAAAGCAATGAGGAGCTGGGCCATTTAACCATTGATAATGGTAGCAGTGAAGACCCAATATTTTATCCTATGGTCTCGTTGCCTATTGTGGGTCAACATATTATTACTCAAATAGAGAGCAAAGCCAGCAATCAGTGGCAAGTGACAGTTAATAATGCTAATTGGTCACTAAAACAAGACTATTTAGGTTTTAGTATCAGTGGTGAATATGTCGATTTAGATAAAGACGATACAGACCATAGTTATTTGGAAATAATCTCTCATACCGCAAATACTTTTGTTGTTGAGTCCTCGACTTCATTAAATCATTATGTTGGCAAAACTCTTGTCGGAGTTCACGCTTTTGAAACTCTGAACTTAGGCAACAATACACGCTTTGATATAGGTGAGGATAAACTCGCAATCATGGATTTAGTTAACTCAGCAATTGGAGTAAATACGACTATGAAAATGGGCTTACAATCACCTGAAATTTTATCTTGGCTATCACAGTATAATGTTAACCAGTTAAAGTCTGTCCTTGAAATACCAAGTTTGAGGCTTGAAACCAATGAAAGGCAGTCTTTGGAGGGTGAACATCTTATTATTAATGGTGATTTGGATTTAGAAAGTAACGCGCAGCTAACATTGAATGTTGATAAAAGTATCCTGATCAAGGGAGACTTAATACTCAAGTCGGGAGCTAAGATTTTAGGTGGTTTTACTGATGTAGACATAGTGATAGAAGGTAATGTGTCGAGTGATGGTTTTTATGGTTTCGAAACTAAACCTAAGAGCGTCACAGTAAATGGCAACTATAATGTGAATTCATCAGAACAAATATTAAATATTGGTAAGCTCATTATATCGAATGACTTTATCGTTAATAGTGGTGCAAATATTAAATGGTCATTAGATTCTTTTGAAGTGAAAGGCAGTGTAAGGGTATCAACTGGTAATGATCAGAGTTGGTTGAAAATAGCGAATGATTGGTATATTGATAAAGATTTTGAGTTGTCACAGAGCGGTACAGTTCTTAGTTTAATGGTGGCGGGAACTACCAAGGTTAGTGGTCATATGTTAATTTCTGAGCAAACGAAGTTGACCTCAAATAGAAATCAGAGCAAGGGCATTAATTTAAATGTCGCTACCCTTTTTGTAATGCAGAATGCTGAAATAAATGTATCTGGAGTCAGTCGCTCAGGTACTAGTGATACAGGTTGTTATGCTGGTAATGCTAATTCAAATAGTGACTGTCATTACGGATATTTTAAATTAGCTAATCTAGCAGGCACTGATGGTGGCGCTTCACAAGAAAGTGGTGGTTTTGTGCAGATCACTGCGCTTGAAATGACCCTTAATGGTGCTATTAAAGCAAATGGTATTAACAATTATGGAAACTATATTGGGGGCTCTGGAGGCTCAATACATTTAAATACAGCTAAATTACTGGGACATGGTTCACTGGAAGCATTCAGTGATCACACATATCGTAGTTATATAGCTGGAAGTGGTGGTCGTATATCAATATATAGTAGCGATACTTCTAGTTTTGAAGGCGTATTACGTACTGTTGACTCTGATGTTACTCAAAAACTAGCACCAGCAGGTACGCAATTTATCGCAAATGACATTGGTGAAAACGGAGTATTGGTTATTGATAATACCCATTCTAATTCATCTATTTTTAATGGTAAATCGACTCCAATCCGTGGAGCGGGGACTCATCAAATTGACTGTGTTACAAATTTAGGCCAAAACCTGTGGCGTATTGATACAGATTGTTCGTCCAATGACACTATTCATTGGGTCGACTCAAGTGAGGATGAAAAGCGGAGTTTAATTGGGCGTGAGGTCGATTTAGATATTAATAACGATGCCGATGAAATCGTAAAAATAATTAGCAACGATAAGAACAGTTTAGTCGTTGAAACAAATCAAGATCTATCTAGTTATACTGGCGCTACTTTACAAGGCATCCATCGCTTAAAAGGATTGAAAATTCTTAATAGTGCTCATGTTGATTTTGGTAATAACCGCGTTGAAGTGAGTGATATAAATGACACAGAGATCACCCGCGATGTCATTATCAAACTTGGAGCAGCAAATAGTAAGTTGATTGAAAAGCTTAATAATTCTGGCGCAAATATTATTTGGCATTAGTCCCCTTTTTAGTGGATAATGTCAAAGTTAATATTTAGTTACATCTAAGTAGTTAAGGTCATGGAATGAAAATAATAATAAAAAAAATCAGTTTAGTAACCGTTTTAATTGGTAGTGTACTAACTCTTGGCTGCTCTGAACCATCTAATGAAGTTGCTAAAGTGGGGGAGAAGGTTGTTACAGCACAAGAGCTTGCCAACTATTTTGAGTTTAAACGTTTAGATGCTAAAAATACTGCTTTAGTTGAATCTGCTAAAAAGCAATACTTGAATAATTTAGCACTAGTACAAGCGATTGAATCACAAACAGAATATAGCGATGAAAAATTAGCATTTGAATTATTTGAAATTAAAAAGGATTTACTGCTTAATCGCTATTTCAACCAATATTTAGAACAAGTCGTAACTGAAACTGACATGCGTAATTATTATGCACAAAATCAAGAGCAATATCAGTCACAACAGGCAAAAGTGTCCCATATTTTATTACGAGTTAATCCTGCTGATGATGAAACAACTCGTCAAGCCAAATACAGCAAAGCGGTTGAAGCGTATAGTAAAATTAATACGGGATCTGATTTTTCAGTTGTCGCGCAAAGTTTATCCGAAGACCGAGTTTCAGCAAAAAAAGGTGGTCAATTAGGTTGGATTAAAGCTGGAGCTATAGGTGCAACTTTTTCAGATACAGTTTTCAATCAGTTGAAGGCTGGTCAAGTCTCTGAACCAATTCTTACAGACTTTGGTTATCATGTTATTTTGCTCGAGCAAGAGCCTAAAACTGTTAAACGTTCATTCGAATCAGTACAAGGTAATATCAAGCGTTCGTTACGAAAAGCAGCTAAAGATGCTGAGCTTGCACGATTACAATCGACAGTTTCAATTACTCTATAGGCTAATTCATGCGCTATTTAATCTTCATAGCTCTGGGGCTATTGAGTGGGTGTGATCTGTCTGATAAGCCTTCACAAATAAATTCCTCCACTGAACTAAAAGAACAACTTGTTAAAGTAAATAATGAGATCATAACAACTTCTGAGCTTGATGTTGTTATGGAGCAAACATTCGGTAGTTATGCCTCGTTACAGTTGGGCGAGTTGGGACAAAAGAAAGTTCTTGAAAGCATCATTATTAAAAAGCTAATGGCACAATCACAGCTGGCTTTAATGTCAACGGATGAAATTTATGAACTTGAACTCGCTATGCGTATTCATCGTGATGAGTTATTAAGTAAGCGTTATATCCAAAAGAATATTAGTCCTGAACCTGTCTCAGATGAAATGGCACTGAGTTATTATGAAAAAAACTTGGCAGATTTTGGCCAAAAAACTACACGAAAATATCATTTAGTTCGTTTAAATATCAGCAAAGGGCAATCACCTGATGCGGCACAAACAGTACTTGAGCAGTTTTCTGATACTGCAGATTGGCAAAGCTTGAGTATAAACACAGTCTTTGATGGTCAAACTGTACAGTTTTTTACTGGTCATCAAGCTGAAAAGGGACTTGATCCATTTTATCAAAATATTATTGCTAAGCTTGCAGTGAATGAAGCATCTGACAGTTTTAGTCTGAAAGGGTCGTTAATTAAACTCAAAGTTGTATCTGAACAAGTTAATAATGCTTTACCCTTCAGTCAGGTCCGCACTAAAATTAAGAAGTCACTCGCTCCATTACAACTTAAAAAAGCCATTCAAGAGGATGCGGCTCTGTTGAAAAAACAAGCCAAAATAACCCATTATGCTATGGACTAGCCCAATTAAAAATCTAAAACACCTATGTCATTTACTAATATTGAGTGGTTTAATAGTAGGCTGTTCTAAGTCCGATAATCAAACCGATACAATAGAACCTCCGGTTGATGCAGTGGTGTATCAGCAAGGTATTGAACTTGAAGATCCTCACGTTTCGCTCGCATACAAAGCCTATTCTTTTGTTGAAGAACAAGAACTTCAACCTCAAGATCTAATGAGTCAAACACCAATATTTAAGGGTGTAATGCCTTATCTTTCTTATCAACTTACTCAAACAAAACAGACACAAGGGTTTTATTTTAGTGGGTATTTTTATATAGATACAAATAGCAGCTTTTTGCTTGAAACAGGTTTAGCTGCATCGTATCAGCTGATAGTTAATCAGCGGTTGGTAGAACAAAATCAGCAGATCCACTTAGCAAAGGGTTATCATCTTTTTGAAGTGTATTTAGTTCGTCCTGATGAACAAATTCAACCACGGATTTTATTGACAAATCAGGCTTCAAATACAGTTATTGATTTAGCCCAACAACAATTATTTTTGCCTCAATCCATGATCGCCGTTTCTTTAAGTAATGCGCCTCAGTTAAATGACCCTCACAGCGGCTTTGCATACCAATATGTAGAAGCAACAAACCTCACTTTAGATACTTTACATAGTTATGAAATAACTGAAACTGCAAATGTAGAGAAAGTTACGGCTAATGTTCGCAATAGAAATGTTGATTATGGCTTAACATTCTCTGGCATGATGGATTTAGAGCAAGCGACACTCGTTAGCTTTCTATTGAACAGTAATTTTACTACGCAACTACAGATCGACAATGAAATAGTTATCGGTCCTCATTCATTGTCAGGCTCTGTAACACAATCCATCTGGTTATCTGCTGGGCGTCATCAAGTCACTTTGAGTCAAGTGGTCAATCAACACGATTTAACTTCAATCCCTTATTTATCACTTTCTTGGGCCAAAATTCAGTCTGATATGGTTGTGTTCGAGCCCCTTAGTGACCAATTTATCGAAAGTGAACGAGTGGTTGTAGAAGTCTTGGAACCTTCTGAACCGGATGAACACACAGAGCCAGGTGTCAATTTCCGATACTTTACAACATCAACACCTAATACAATTGAACAGGCACTCAATCATATGCCCAATAGAGCTGGGCGTCTCGATTCAATGCAAGCTAATCCACAATGGGCTAAACCGTATAGTATTTTCTATCAGGCTGAATTAGATGTAACAGAAGATGGCATAGTGACTTTTTATTTTGAAGATTATAAAGATATTGATGTGCAATTAGCCGGTAAAACAATCTTTTCAAGCTTAACATCTGAAATAGCACTAAAACCTCTTAATCAAGTGCCAGAGTCAATTGTAAAGGCTCCAAAAATACAAAAGTCATATTTTGTAAAAAAAGGGCGATACAAAATAGTTATTTTATATCGTGTAGGAGTTGATGGTCTGGTACCTACAATTAAAATTGCTTTGCCTAACTTTTTAGCGCGCTTACTTGAATATTTCGGTTTTTTAGCCCCGATAGTTGAGCCGGATACCGATCTAGATGGAGATGGTGTTCGTGATGCTGACGATGCTTTTCCAGAAGATCCAACCGAAAGTAAAGACAGTGATGGTGATGGACGTGGTGATAATAGTGATAACGATCGTGATGGCGACGGTGTTGAGAATGATGATGATGCTTTGCCTGATGATCCCAATGAGCAATCAGATTTAGATAACGATGGCATTGGTGATAATTCCGATCCTGACATTGATGGTGATGGTGTTATCAATGAACAGGATGACTTTCCTTATGATGCCACAGAAACTTTAGATACTGATGGTGACAGTGTCGGCGATAATGCTGATCCTGATAGAGACAATGATGGTATTCCCAATGAACTAGATGCGTTTCCTCTGGATAACTCTGAGTGGAGTGATCTCGATGGCGATGGTATCGGAGATAATAGTGATACTGATCGAGATGGTGATGGTGTTGCTAATAACGATGATGCTTTTCCTGATAATGCCAATGAAACATCTGATTTAGACGGAGATGGTATTGGAGATAATAGCGATTTAGATAGGGATGGTGATGGGGTATTAAACGAGTTTGATCAATACCCTGATGATCCGAGTAAATGGAGTGATAACCCTGAACTTGAAGACCGAGATGGTGATGGTATTCCAAATTCACAAGATGTATTTCCAGATGATCCCTCTGAATGGGCCGATACAGATAAAGATGGTATTGGTAACAATAGTGATCCCGATATAGATGGTGATGGAGTTATCAACGAAAATGATGCATTTCCATTAGATAGCTCAGAAACCTCAGATATAGACGCCGATGGCATTGGCGATAACTCAGATATTGATCGTGATGGTGATAGTTTCAACAATGAACTTGATGCTTTTCCAAATGATCCATTAGAGTGGGCTGATTTAGATGGTGATGGCATTGGTAATAATCAAGACATCGATCGTGATGGCGATGGTATCGATAACTCGCAAGATATTTTTCCTGATAATAAAAATGAATGGGCAGATCTAGATGGTGATGGCATTGGTGATAATAGTGATTTAGACCGTGATGGCGATGGTTTTGATAATAATGATGACGCTTTTCCTAACGATCCTACTCGTTGGCTCAAAGCCGTGGATGTTCGTTTAGTTAGTGAAATTAACTCTCAGGGTGTCATGCTTAATTGGTTTGCCTCAGATTCTGATAACGTGACGGGCTTTATACTGTATCGAGCTGACTACAGCGGTGAATTTGCTGCAATAGCCCAATTGCCCGCTACGCAATTTAGTCATCAAGACTCTAGTTTGATTGCCGATAGAGCCTATCGTTATATGCTCAAATCAGTCAGTAATGATAATACGTTAGGGCAAAGTGCCACAATTTATGTTTTAAACCTGACAGCACCTGCTGCATTGAGCAATTTAGTATTAACACATGATGGTAATACTATTGATTTATCTTGGAATGAGCAGTCTGGTGTGAATTATCAAGTAGCTCGTAAACAAAATAATTCGTGGCAATTACTAAATACTCTGACCACAGCACAGTTTAGAGATAGTAATCTTCAATATGATATCGATTATCAATACCGGGTTCGTGCAGTTAAAACTATCATCAATCCATTTGATAAAATGCCTTATCAAGCAATGGGTGAATGGTTTGAATCTGAACAAGTTTTATTAAAAAAAGCGCTCAGCATTGATTTTTTTAATGCACACCAGCGCCAAGGTAATCAGATCAGCTGGTTTATTAGTAAGGCGACTTCAGAAATAACCATCGAAGGGCAGTTAAATAATGGTGATGCGAGTAATCAGCTGATATTAACAAGTGGAGTTTTTTCCACAAAATTAACTGTTCAAAATGCACGCCCATTCTCGATAAGTCTCGATTTAACCCAAGGTAAAGAATGGCAACTTGCGGTCGACAATAATCCAAAATGGCAACAAGATTTGACGTTAGTATTTAATCATAATTCAACCAAGCCTATTATCACCCCTGATGCATTAGAGCTGACTGCGGCGACAGATACTATAAGTTTGCACGGAACGGTAAAAAGCGAGGCTTCTTTGAAGCAAATGTATGCATTCTCTGATAGGTTCCCATCAAGTTCATTTAATTTAATGACAAGTGCACAGGGGGATTATCAGGCACATGTACCTCTAAAAGAGGGACTCAACTTATTTACCTTAGTAGCAGTTGATAGACTTGAGCAACAAGCACAAGTCCAAGTTAAGGTTATACAAAGCGCATCACAAAAGCCGATTATTAAACTGATTAGTCATACTGATCAGCAAATATTAAGTTCCTCAACAGTCAATTTAGTGGCCGATATATTTACTCAATTACCTATAGATGGATTAACTTCTTGGCTTAATGGCAATCAAAATGGTCAACTTAGTTTTGTTAAAGAGGGCCACTATCGTTTAAATTTTGCAACGCTCCAACTTACAGAAGGTGATAATAACGTTGAAGCTATGGTTAAATCTGTCCAAGGGACAAGTATTGAAACAATCAAGCTGATATATTTGCCATTGGCAACTATGAACCCTCCTTCGCTCCAATTTAGTTCACCCACTCCAGGCTCTTGGCTTAATCAATCAAGTTTTTTTATTACTGGGATCATAGCATCTGAAGTGCCCCCAATATTAAAGGTTAATGGAAAAAATGTGTCGGTATATCAAGAGTCATTACAGCGCTATCGTTTTAGTTATGCTGCTGAACAAGCAGAACAAACTTGGATATTTATAGCAAGCAATAATGCCGGCGATACAGAGCAAGAAGTGAACTATTTATTTGATACACAAGCGCCGCAGCTGCAATTAACTCAAAATTGGCCTAAAGATTCGGTGGTAGAGTTAGTCAATAACCCAGTGACTATAAGTGGTTTGATTAGCGATCAGCAAGCCGTGACGTTGACTATCAATGATGCCGTGATTAATTTAACCCCAGGTAGCCAAAGTAATCAGTACGAATTTAAAACTGATGTCAGTTTGCCAAAAAATGAATCGCTTAAAATAGATTTAGTTGCAAGAGACTTTGCGGGAAATAGTACAGAATTTAGTACCACAGTTGTTAATAAGTCCACTGCTAAAATCAATATTATTGCACCACGAGAGCAGCAAGAATTTGTAATTGATGATCAATCTTTGAGTTTACAACTTGTAGCATCAATCGAAAATAGTGATACAAACAATATCGCTAAAGTCAGTATAGATAATCAAACTAGTGTTGACGTACCTATTGTAGCTGGTTATATAAATACGTCATTGCCTGTTGCTGTAAGTGATTCTGCACATACCCTCATAGTGCAGGTGTATGATAAAGATGGCACGTTAAGTGGTCAAAGTAGTGTGCAATTTACGGTTAAAACCAAAGAGAGCATTCCTTTGCAAATTATCGCAACAGCGCCACAGACCGACGATAAGCAAGCCGAAGCCAATGGTTTTATAGCTTTTTATTTTAATAAGGCTGTAGCACAGTCAGATATTTCAGTTGAAGTTTATGAAACCTTACATGGTAAGACTTATATTGATACCAGCGATATAACAGATACGTATTTGGATCAACCAGGTTATAAATTACAAGATGTGAATCGAGATAATGAACTCATAACAGGGGCATTATCGAGTTTACCTGGAGACCACAGTTATGCGTTTTATCCTGATCGCGAGTTTGGTTATGGCGCGTCTGTTCAGGTCAATATTAAGGTTAAAGATCAACAGATGGCACGTTTTGCGTTTAAAGTTGAGCCATTACCAACACTTATCCAAGGAAATATAAAAGATCAATTGTTTGTTAATGTCGCAAACGTCTCTGTAGAAATTAAAGAATTGGGTATTATTACTACAACTGATGACAATGGCATATACAGCTTCGGTTATGGCACACCGGAGTTAAAAAATTTAGAAACGGGTACGTATACCATTGAATTTAATGGTCTTAAGGCGCAAGCAGATTTTGGGAATTTCATTAAGCAGGTAGAGTTAACTCAAGGTTCTGAGCACAATTTAAGCGTAACGCAACTCCCCTTTATTGCCAAAAATGTTCCTTTTGCACCAATCGCTAGTTTTTTACCAAAAAGCGAACAGGCTGCTGGCGATATAATTTTTGATTTAAGCCAAGCTCAAATCAATCACAAAGGCCGCAGCAGTTTAATGATGCAGTTTACCACTCAAAACCTGACCAGTAGTGGCTTGAGTTTTGGTGTCGATATTCCAGTATTTTATTTAATGGCGGGCCAGCCGCAAGGTATTACAGTATCAGGCGATGTGTCACTGTCTATAACACCGGCTAGTTTTATGGGCAACTATAACTATTTACCGCCCAATGGTGAATATGTACCGTTACTCGCTCGTAAGCACCGCACTAACAAGCTTATTGTAGTTGGAGTGGCAAAGCTCAATAACTACATCTTGCAGTCACAAGGTCCAGTGCATTTAGAAATACTTGATTATATTGGTTTTGGCCGATTGCACCCTGAAAAACAGCCTCTTTTACAGCAATATGCACTAGGTGAACTCAGCTTAAAACAGCTGCAAGCTCTGCTAAATTAAAGGACTAAAATGAAAAATAATAACACAGCAGCGCAATGGATTAAGCCATTAATATGGCTCTCAGTTTTATTTATCGGTTTTTTTGCAGAGATTAATCAATCGTACGGATATGGCTGGCTTGATGTTCACCGTTTTCGTCATGGTTGGGTCTTAGCTCGCGGGCTTGTATTAGAAAATGATTCACCTATTTATGTCGAATACGATGACAAGGGAAAAGTTGTAGGGGGGTTGCACAAACTTGCGACTGACCTTCCAGGCGGTACCGTAATTTCAGCTGATTATGTCAATGCAACCTATGATATTTTAGAGGACAACCAACAGCAATATGGTGGTAGTTTGCAGATCATGAGTGTTGACAATTATAACAGTGCCACTTTACTCAATGGCTTAAACAAATCTGTTAAAAAAGTAGAGGTGTCCAATTATTACAAAACTGTAGTTATTCGTGACACTAAAACACTCATCTCTGATTTTCAGCCCCATGTTTTAATGTTAGCGCGGTTTGATTTAAATAGTATTGGACGTCAAACCACTGCCAAATCACTGTTAATTGATAAGTACGGTGCATTGGTTTATGCATCTGACAACACCATTAGCTTTAAATCTGCCTTCTTTGAAGGAGATGAAGGTGAGCAAGCATTGCCGCCTACCTTTAAAGACCTGCGGGATGTTGAAACATATGCACCATTTAAAAATGCATTTGTAGAAGTCCTCGCACCTTATGGTGGGCTTACATCTACAGGAGAGGATGGTCGTTGGGTGTCGCAATATGGTCTGATCCCATGTCCAATGTTCTTTTTTGAATATAATACCAACGTTTGGATGAAGTATTATTATGCTGCATATAACCCAAGAAATTGGAGTCCATATGAATACCAGTGGAAGCCAGGTTATGATGCGTGTATTGGCTATGACGCAATGCAGCCTACTGACCTTGTTGGGTTAATGGTCAAGATAGCAATAATTGGAATTTTGAGCAACATATCAGTAAAGGACTTACCTTATACTTTTTATGTAGATTCCACAGTCGCAACTGGTGGCGCTAAATTAACTAGCTTAGGCAAAAGTGTTTCTATTGGTGCCCAAACTCAATATGTTTACCAAGCCCCAGATTTAGAACCAATAGCTCAGCCGTTGTATGATTTTGATGGTGATTTAATTCCCGAACGGACCTTGTTCGGTAATCTAGATAGTACAGGTCAATTCTCATGCACTCTCGATAAAAGTGCTGCTAGTTATTATGGTGTGTATTTTTCTTCCAAGTATTCAGGTTTGCCTTTGACTGATTGTAATGATGCTAAGGCGGACTTAATTCAACCTGATGTGATGCGAGTGATTGATATCAATCCTGATTTATCTCACCAGGGGTTATTGGGAGAAATTTCCAGCGATGATTTACAAGACACTGATATTTTTATTTTCCGCGAATCAACAGGTATGCTCATTACTCAACGAAAAGGAGTCGACTTACGTGATGGTGTGAGTCATTACGGAACTGAAGATGATACCTTTATGTACGGTATCCTTATGCGTGGTCCAGCAGCAGCTGCCTTTGGGAGTTTCGATGAAAGATTTGAGTCAGGTTTTGCCAGTTATCAATCTCGCTCTCATATGAACCCCGATTTACATCGCCGTGATGCAAACCATTTACGGCCCAATGAACTAATTCGGATAGTATTAATTAATAGGAAAACTGGGTATATAGGTACTTCTTTAAAAAGCTATTCTGATATTGGAAAGTGGAATACTGTTAAAGATTTAATGTCTCGTATAAATATGGGCCCGCCAAATTTATCGATTACCGCAGAGCGTTTTTATACAGCTGATGAAATGTCAAGTAAACCAGGTGATAATAAAAACATCATCAGCTATGAAGGCTCTGCTTCTAGTAAAGATGAAATGATAGTCCTGACTACCGAGTGGCTTGACCATGATGGTACACCTTTACCTAAAGGGCTCGAAGACTATGGTTATACTGGTCGTTTAGCTAAAGTCGGCGGCGCAAATACTCTGGTGACAGCGGGTGGTATGATGGCAAACTTTGCCATCATACCAGGCAGAAATATAGTCCAAATTAAGCTCCCTGGTGATGGAAATACCAATGAACACTTTTACGTTAATGTCAGTGGTGCGCCTATTAGTGAAAACCCGTCATTTGCCGACATTGGTGCAGCAAGCAGCGGGCCATTAGCACACAGACCAAAAAATTATGTTCCATTTAAAGTTCCTGTGTTTGATGAAATTCAGACCACGCTATCGACCTTATTATACAAAAAAGCAAAAAAAGATGGCTTAGCAAACAACTTAGATGCCCCTAAACCGATTTATCATTATCTTTATCGCCCTGAGTATCAATTTAGTACCTACCAATTGAACCTTAAAAAGCTATCTCGCCATACAAATAGTGGAGATGTTATTCACTTACAAGGCAAAAAGCGTCCATTGATTGGTTCAAGTGATAGCATGGTTAAACTTATGTATGATTTAATCGCATCACAACATGAAGCCTTGGAGTTTTTAGGGCAAGGTCAAGAATTGGTTTTTGCACTTGGTGCCGACGAAATCAAAGCCACCATTGGCGAAGATGGACAAATTATCTTCGATCGTCTAGATCATATCGCCAGTCTTGATGTGGAGGATTTTGTTACTTTAAGTCTTTATAACAATACCGACCCCACCAATGTGTTATGGGATTATGCTTTTAGAACCGTGTCCTTAACACCACAAAGAAATACTAAGCTTGATAATAATGCTAATACAATCACTATTACTGCTGATGTAGCAGCAAATTCATATCATGCAGTTTCAGCTAAAATAACTCCGGCTTCAGAAAAACCAGAGAAGTTGAATTGGGGGATAGAAGGCCAAGGATCATTACTTACAAAAGAAACGATGGGGAACAATGGGCTTCATGTCGCAAAAGCAGACCTATCAACTAAAGCTGGAGATAAAACCACATTATATGCTTATTCTGGTGAGGAAAATAACCGCTTTTATAGTTTGTCAGTTGAGACAATAGCTGGATCGCCATTTAGTGTAGAAAAAAAAACGAGTAGTGGTGAAACGGCTATCGCTGGTTTAGGGGAAGCTCAATGGCAGTTTATTGTTAAAGATAAGTTCGGCAATCTAGTTAAAGACGGAACAAACATCCGAGTTTCATCCTTCAGCTTGAATGTTGAGTCAGTGAGTCCAACTATCAATGGCGTGACTACTGTAAAATTAAAAGGAATAAGAGAATCAGGTGATAATGAGTTTGATGTTATAGTTGCTGAAGGAATTTCCTATCCATTCAAGCAATATGTTCATGATATCAATATAGAAGTCAATGTACCTACAGAAGTCGAAATTAAAACTGAGTTAAATTTTAGTGTAAAAGCAAAAAGTACATACGGTAACCTTGAAGGGCT
This genomic stretch from Pseudoalteromonas tunicata harbors:
- a CDS encoding peptidyl-prolyl cis-trans isomerase → MRYLIFIALGLLSGCDLSDKPSQINSSTELKEQLVKVNNEIITTSELDVVMEQTFGSYASLQLGELGQKKVLESIIIKKLMAQSQLALMSTDEIYELELAMRIHRDELLSKRYIQKNISPEPVSDEMALSYYEKNLADFGQKTTRKYHLVRLNISKGQSPDAAQTVLEQFSDTADWQSLSINTVFDGQTVQFFTGHQAEKGLDPFYQNIIAKLAVNEASDSFSLKGSLIKLKVVSEQVNNALPFSQVRTKIKKSLAPLQLKKAIQEDAALLKKQAKITHYAMD
- a CDS encoding peptidylprolyl isomerase; the encoded protein is MKIIIKKISLVTVLIGSVLTLGCSEPSNEVAKVGEKVVTAQELANYFEFKRLDAKNTALVESAKKQYLNNLALVQAIESQTEYSDEKLAFELFEIKKDLLLNRYFNQYLEQVVTETDMRNYYAQNQEQYQSQQAKVSHILLRVNPADDETTRQAKYSKAVEAYSKINTGSDFSVVAQSLSEDRVSAKKGGQLGWIKAGAIGATFSDTVFNQLKAGQVSEPILTDFGYHVILLEQEPKTVKRSFESVQGNIKRSLRKAAKDAELARLQSTVSITL